Proteins from a single region of Bacteroidales bacterium:
- a CDS encoding DUF1844 domain-containing protein, with the protein MEKNAQLFLQLIYIFHASAMQAMGKIKNPVTDKIEKNMEQAKQAIEMLEMLKEKTNNNLSEDLTKALQTFISELKLNYIEELNKN; encoded by the coding sequence ATGGAAAAAAACGCTCAATTATTTTTACAGTTGATATATATTTTTCATGCTTCTGCAATGCAAGCGATGGGCAAAATTAAAAATCCGGTTACAGATAAAATCGAAAAAAACATGGAGCAGGCAAAACAAGCTATTGAAATGCTCGAAATGCTCAAGGAAAAAACAAATAATAATTTATCTGAAGATTTGACCAAAGCCTTACAAACATTTATTTCCGAATTAAAATTAAATTATATTGAAGAATTAAATAAAAATTAA